Below is a genomic region from Billgrantia tianxiuensis.
TTCGGTGACCTCGCGACTTCCCTGGTCGCCATAGAAGCCCATCGCCGATCCCGACACCATGACATGCGGCGCCTTGCCGTTGGCCTGCCTGAGCTGTTCGCAAAGAATCACCAGGTCGCGGGTGACGTTCACGCGGGAGTCGATCAGCCGATTCTTCTGCTCGTCGCTCCAACGCCGGGCAGCAATGGGCTCACCGGCCAGGTTGACGATGGCATGTGGCGGCGAGTCGACGAAGTCGAGCACCGAACGTCGCACATCGACACCTTCCGGCAGCTTGCGCCGGGCGGATGCCGGGTCACGAGACACCACCTGCAGGCGGTGCCCTGCTTCTTTCAGCCGTAAACACAGGCGTTGCCCTACGAAACCGCTGCCACCGGTAATCAAGATTCGCATAGCCTCTCTCCCGTCGTTCGGCTAATGGTCTCGTTCGCCGCTTCGCTGCCTTTCGTTATACAGTCATTGTACGACTCTGCTACTCTGGGACAACCAAACGAGCTGGCTGCGACTTCGCTCGCCGCTCATGTCCTGGCCACGGGAGACTGCCATGTCCTATAGCCTGATCCTGCTCGCCCACGGCTCCAGCGACCCTGCATGGCGAGCCCCTTTCGAGCGCCTTCATGAAACCCTGGCAACACGCATGCAGGTCTCGCTGAGACTCGCCTACATGGAGCTTAGCGAACCCTCGCTGGAAAGCACCGTGGCCGAACTCGCTTCGGCAGGCGTGCAACGCGCCGAGATCCTGCCGCTGTTCTTTGCCGCCGGGCGCCACCTGCGCAAGGACGTGCCCGCTCAGGTCGAGGCTCTCGCGGCGACCCATACCGGCATCGAACTAACGCTATTGCCTCCCGTCGGTGAGCACCCCGCCTTCATTGATGCCCTGGCCGCGGTGATCGCCGAACAGGCGGGGGAGCCGCTGCCAACTTGACCGTGATCGCCTTCAGTTGTACATCGCTCGTTTAGTGTACAATATTCCCAGACCATGGGCTGCGGTAGCGGCCAGACGGCAACTTCCTCAACGACGGGACCAAGACACCACAAAGGGCAGGCGAGAATGACCGAAAAGGCGACCCATCCGGCCGACACACCGCTCTATCCCATTCGCGAGGTGTCCCGCATCACCGGTGTCAACTCGGTCACCCTGCGCGCCTGGGAGCGCCGCTACGGCCTTATCCGCCCTCAGCGTACGCCCAAGGGGCATCGCCTCTATGCCCGCGAGGACATCGAGCGAGTCGAGCGGATCCTGCAATGGCTCGGACGCGGGGTACCGGTCAGTCAGGTCAAGGAACTCATCGACCAACCGCAAGCCGCGCCAGTGGCCGAACCCATCTCCGGCGACTGGTCAAGCCAACGGCGCCTGCTGACGGCTGCCATCGAAGCGCTCGACCAAGGCCAGATGGAAACGCTCTTCACCCAGAGCCTGGCACTTTATCCTGTGGCCACCTGCTTGGCGGAACTGTGGCAGCCGGTAGTACGTGAACTCGAGGAACACTGGGCCGACCAGCTCGGTGCCGCTCTGCAGCGTCGCTACTTGGAATCGTTCCTGCGCACCCGCATCGGCATTCGGCTCTACCATGCCAACCAGCAGGCCAGAGGGCCCGCGCTGTTGATCGCACCTCTGCCCGACGACCCCGGGGCCCTGTGGCTATTGCTGGCGGCACTGGCCGCAAGCGACGCCGGCTATCGCGTCTCCCTACTGGACGGCGCCCTGCCGCTCGGCGAGCTGCCGTTGGCGGTCGAGCGCCTGCAGGCCGCCGCCCTGGTGCTCGTCAGCGGCCGCGCCGAGCGTGCCGATCTGATCCGGCGTCAGCTTCCGCGCCTGGCCGAGCAGCTCGATGCCCCCCTCGGCCTGTGCGGACCGGTTGCACGGATTCGCAGCGGCGACCTGGCCGACAGCCTGGTGGAGCTGCTCGGCGACGACCTGCCCCTGGCCATGACGCGCATGCGGTCGTTGATCTTCGAACATTGAACCCACCGCGAGGCACCGGATCGTGGCCTGCACCTTGATGTGGTTTCGCAGCGACCTGCGTGTGCATGACAACACGGCACTGGCCGCGGCGGCCCGCCAGGGCCCGGTAGTGGCCGTATTCCTGCGCAGCCTTCCCCAGTGGCGACAGCACGGCCACGGTATCAACAAGCTCGATTTCTGGCATCGAGGCGTCGTCGCACTGGGCGACACCCTCGCAGGCCTTGGTATTCCCCTGCTGCATCGCGACATCGACACCTTCGCGCAGTCACCTGCCGTACTGCTGCAGGTCGCCCGGGAAGTCGGCGCCGGCGCCCTGCACTTCAATTACGAATACCCTCTCGACGAGCAGCGCCGCGACACGGCCGTCGTCGATGCTTTTCAGAAAGTAGGGCTACCGGCAACCGGCCATCACGATAGCGTGGCCTTCGCCCCAGGCGAGCTGCTGACGGGAAAAGGCGATTACTACAGCGTCTTCACCCCCTTTGCCCGTGCCTGGCATCGCCAATTGACGGCAGCGCGCCTGGCGCTGCGCGACAGACCGTCCCCACAGCCCCATATCGGGATCGAAAGCGAGCGCATCCGCCCCCTGCCCCCCTGTGCGGAAACCCCGGTCGATGCCAGGCTCTGGCCCGCCGGCGAGGAGGCCGCGGCGGATCGCCTGGAACGTTTCCTGCGCTTTCGTGCCCGCCGCTATGCAAGCCAACGAGACCTCCCGGCCATCGCCGGTACCAGCGAACTCTCTCCCTACCTGGCGTTGGGCATGCTGTCCCCACGCCAATGCCTGCAAGCCGTGCTGGCCGAGAACCACGGTAGCCTGGCAGAGGGCGATGCCGGTATCGTCAGCTGGGTCAATGAGCTGGTATGGCGGGAGTTCTATCAGCACGTAGCGGCGGGCTTTCCCCGAGTGTGTCGTTATCGCGCTTTCCAGCCGCATACCGAAGCGCTCGCCTGGCGCGACGACGAGAGGGGTTTCAACGCTTGGTGCGAGGGTCGTACTGGCTTTCCCATCGTCGATGCCGCCATGCGCCAGCTGATACACACCGGCTGGATGCACAACCGGTTACGAATGATCGCGGCGATGTTCCTGAGCAAGCACTTGTTGATCGACTGGCGGCGCGGGGAAGCGTTCTTCCTCCGCCACTTGGTGGACGGCGAATTCTGTGCCAACAACGGCGGCTGGCAGTGGGCCGCCTCCACCGGCACCGACGCCGCACCTTACTTCCGTATTTTCAATCCCACCACTCAGTCGCATCGCTTCGATGCAGACGGACACTTCATCGCCGAGTACGTGCCCGAGCTAGCCGAGCTATCGCCCCGGGATCGCCACGCACCTGGCGAGGCTCTGCGGGCCAAAGCCGGCTATCCGTCACCTATCGTCGACCACAAGGCTGCCCGCCAGCGAGCTCTCGACGCCTTCAAGGCATTACCGGCAGCTCACTAGGCAACCCGATACGTTGTATTAGGCCGTTGGCTCGGCTCGCAGCATCAGTCCCGACGTATCCGACCTCAGCGCCTGCCACTGAGCCTCGATCACGTCGGCCGGCCCCGGTCGCGAATAGAGATAGCCCTGCACCAACCGACAGCCAGCCTGCTGCAGGAAGTCGAGCTGGCCGTGGGTTTCCACTCCCTCGGCAACGACGTCGAGACCCAGGCCCCGTGCCATCGCCAGCACGGCGCTGACAATGGCGGCATCAGCGGGATCGTCAGGCAGCGAGCGGATGAAGGCGCGGTCGAGCTTGAGCTTGTCCAGCGGCAGGTTCTTCAGATAGCTGAGCGACGAGTAGCCCATGCCGAAGTCATCGATGGCGATACGGTGCCCCTTGGCACGCAGCGCTTCCAGGCGTGGCACGATATCGCCCGCCCGCTCGTCGAGCAGCACCGATTCCGTCAGTTCCAGACCCAGTTGAGAGGGCTCGATACCATGCCGGGCCAGTCCGGCCGAGAGAGAGGTTTCGAGTTCGCCCTGGAACATCTGGATCGCCGAGATGTTGATCCAGAGCGGAAGCTGGGGAAGGCCCATCTCATGCCAGCGCGCCATCTGCGCCAAGGCCTCATCAATCACCCAATTGCCCAACGGCCCCATCAGGCCATGCCGCTCGGCCAGCGGGATGAAGTCGGCGGGCGACACCATGCCATGCTCCGGATGCCGCCAGCGCAGCAGCGCCTCCATGCCCACCACGGCTCCATCCATGATGCGATGCTGGGTCTGGTAGTGCAGCTCCAGCTGCTCGCCGTTGGCCAGGGCATCGCGCAGGCCGTAGACCAGTGCCATGTGTGGCGAGTTCTGTACGTCCAGCGCAGGACGGAAGCGCTGGGTGACGTTGCGTCCATGGCGCTTGGCGGAGTAGAGCGCCGACTCCAGGCGCTGGAACAACACTCCGGACTCCTTGCCATCTTCGGGCGCGCGGCAGCTGCCGATGGAGAGTCCCAGACGCAAGGTCTTGCTGCCCAGCTCGAAGGGTTCGCCCAGGTGCTGGCGCAACCCAGCGATCCACTTGTCATGATCGTCGAAGGTCGTGGTGCGAATGACCAGGAACTCATCGCCACCCAACCGGCCCACCACGCCGCCGGCAACGTAACGAGCCAGGCGCTGGCCGAAGCGCGCCAGTAGCCGGTCGCCTTGCTCTACCCCGAGACTGTCGTTGACCGACTTGAAGCCGTCGATATCGACGATCGCCATGTCGAGACTTTCGCCAGCGCGCAAGTGGCGCAGACGTGAGGTCATCAGATCGTGTAGACGGCGGCGGTTGGGTAGCCCGGTGAGTGGATCCTCGAAGCCGATGCGACGCAGGTCCTGCTCGCGCGCCTTGTGCACCGAGATATCGGTGAAGGTCCCAACGTAGTGGCTGATATGGCCACGTGTATCGTGGATCGCCTTGACCCGCAGCCATTCCGGAAATTCGTCGCCCTGCTTGCGCCGATTCCAGATCTCGCCTTCCCAGCGTCCCTTGCTGTGCAGGGTTTGCCAGAAGCGTTTGAAGAAAGCCGAATCGTGTCGTGCGGCAGCCAGGTTGGCCGCGTTGAGGCCACGCACCTCCTCCTCGGTATAGCCGGTGATACGAGTGAAGGCTGGGTTGACGGCGAGGATGCGGTTCTCGGCGTCAGTGATCTGCACCCCTTCCTCGGAGAGCATCAGCACTTGCTGCATCAGATCGGCGTGCTGGCGGTCGCGCTTGATCTGGCGCCAGGCTGAGCCCAGTCCCAATGCGACCAGGGCGACAGCAACCGTTCTCAGGCCAGGGCCAGGCAGCCAAATACAGGCCGGTAGCGCCACCATGGCAGCCCAGATCAAGGGGCGATTCAATGCGAAGGATGGCCGCATGAGTGGTCCCGACGTAACGGTAGTGTAAGTTGAGTTGCGCCCATGCTATGCATCGACCCTAACCAAGAGTATCGACACATGGCGCAGACACTTTAATCTCTGGCGTCGGTTGCGTCATGCCCGGCGTGCAATCATGGGCCTCGGCCAGTAGACTAGGCAGGGCCGCCCGGGCGGGTTGGCTCTTTGTGCCATGCTGCCTCCGCACTGCACGCGGAAGGGCCCACTACAACTGCGACTCGGAACGACTCAGTGACCAAGCAACACTCCTTCGAACGCGAAGAACTGCTGGCATGCAGCCGCGGCGAGCTCTTCGGCCCCGGCAACGCCCAGTTGCCGGCTCCCAACATGCTGATGCTCGATCGCATCAGGCACATTCATGAGCAGGGAGGCCAGTTCAACAAGGGCGAACTGATCGCCGAACTGGATATCAAACCCGACCTGTGGTTCTTCGACTGTCACTTCCCCGGCGATCCGGTCATGCCCGGCTGCCTGGGACTCGACGCCATGTGGCAATTGGTGGGCTTCTATCTAGGCTGGCTCGGCCACCCTGGCCGTGGGCGTGCGCTGGGCTGTGGCGAGGTGAAGTTCACCGGCCAGATCCTGCCCGAGGCCGACAAGGTCACCTATCACATTCACGTCAAGCGCATCATTACCCGGCGCCTGATCCTCGGCATCGCCGATGGCACCGTATCGGTGGATGGCCGCGAAATCTATCAGGCTCACGACCTGCGGGTCGGCCTGTTCACCTCTACCGCGAATTTCTGAAACAGGAGGCTTCCATGCGACGAGTGGTAGTCACCGGTCTGGGCATCGTATCTTGCCTGGGCAACGACCCTAAGACGGTCGTCGATGCGCTCAGGAATGGGCGCTCGGGCATTCGCTTCAAGGAGGAGTACGCTGAGCGAGGCTTTCGCAGCCAGGTCGCCGGGGTCGTCGACATCGACCTCGACGCGCTGATTGACCGTAAGCTGCGTCGCTTCATGGGTGATGCTGCGGCCTACGCCTACGTGAGCATGGCCCAGGCCATCGAGGACTCGGGCCTCAGCCCCGAGCAGGTTTCCAGCGAGCGCACCGGCCTGATCGCCGGCTCCGGCGGCGCCTCCAGCGCCAACCAGGTCGAGGCGGCCGACGCGATGCGCGAGAAAGGCCTGCGCCGGGTCGGTCCCTACCGGGTTACCCGCACCATGGGCAGCACCGTCTCGGCCTGTCTGGCCACGCCGTTCAAGATCAAGGGGGTCAACTACTCGATCTCCTCGGCCTGTGCCACCTCGGCCCACTGCATCGGCAACGCCATGGAACAGATCCAAATGGGCAAGCAGGACGTCGTCTTCGCCGGCGGTGGCGAAGAGGAGCATTGGACCCTGTCGTGCCTGTTCGACGCCATGGGCGCCTTGACGACCCAGTACAACGACACCCCCGCCAAGGCCTCGCGTCCCTATGACAAGGCCCGGGACGGCTTCGTCATCGCCGGTGGCGGCGGCATGCTGGTGCTCGAGGAACTCGAGCACGCCAAGGCTCGCGGGGCCAAGATCTATGCCGAACTGGTCGGCTACGGCGCCACCTCCGATGGTCACGACATGGTCGCGCCCTCCGGAGAGGGGGCAGTGCGCTGCATGCGCCAGGCCATGGCCAGCATCGATGGCAAGATCGATTACATCAACACTCATGGCACCTCGACCCCGGTGGGCGACGTCGCCGAACTCAAGGCCATCCGCGAGGTCTTCGGTGACTCCACCCCACCGATGAGTTCGACCAAGTCGCTGACCGGCCACTCGCTGGGTGCCACCGGCGTGCAGGAGACCATCTATTCGTTGCTGATGATGGAGCACGGCTTCATCGCCGCCTCGGCCAACGTCGAAGAACTCGACGATCAGGCGGCGGGCTTCGACATCGTCACCCAGCGACGCGACGATGTCGCGCTGGACCGTGTGCTTTCCAACAGCTTCGGTTTCGGTGGTACCAACGCCTGCCTGGTGCTGCAACGCTATCGCGACTAGCCACAGACAGAGTAGTCACGTCGAAACGCAGAAGGCGCCCCCAAGGGGCGCCTTCTGCGTTTCGACGTCTGTTCGTCAGCTGTTGCCATGGCTGGAAGCTACCGTCACCGCGGACTTGGCCGCCTCCGGACGTGGGACTTCGGAAATTTCGGCCAAGCGCGCCTCGATCCAGGCTTCGACCTCGACCAGCACCTCCTCCGGCGTGCGCCCCTCGGTCTCGATGGGCGCGCCGACCACCACGTTGAGTATCCCCGGATTCTTCACCCAGTAGCGGCCAGGCCAGCGCTCACCGGCATTATGCGCCACCGGCAGTACCGGCACTCCGGCGCGACAGGCGATGACGGCACCGCTCTTGTTGTAACGCCGCCGTTGCCCCGGGTCGACCCGGGTACCCTCGGGGAAGATCAACACCGTCAACCCCTCCTGCAGGCGTGCCACCCCCTGAGTCAGTACCTGCTTCATGGCCCGTGCCGGCTTCGAGCGATCCAGCCCGATGGGGTGCAGCAACCTGAGTCCCCAGCCGAATATCGGAAGACGCAGCAGTTCCTGCTTGAGTACCGTACATACCGGCGGCTTGAGAATCTGCAGGTACAGGGTTTCCCATTCGCACTGATGGTTGGCCAGGATCACGCAAGGCCCCTGCGGCAAATGCTCCTTGCCGCTGACCCGGTAGGTCACCCCGCAGGTCCAGCGAAACCAGGCGGTAATGAAATGATTGTAGAGATTGAGCAGGCGGTAACGTGCCGGCAGGGCCAGGAATGGCGCGACAGGCAGAAACAGCACGCCGCAAACGAGAATGGCGAAGAAGTAGCCGAAATAAAACAGCACGCTGCGCAATACGTTCATGCAGGAGAGCGGCCTCCTTCATCGCTCATGGCGGGTCGGCGCGCCTGGCACCATTCGTCGAGCAGACGTCCCACTTCCAGTCGCCAGGGCTTCTGATGCACCCCGAAGGCCTCCAACACACGCCGGCAGTTGAGCACGCGACGCAGCGGTTGGTCGTGATGATGCTTGAGCGCCTTCACTTCTCCCAGCGCCACCTGCTCCCCCAGCCCCTCCAGGCGCGTCGAGAGCTGAGTACGCACCATGGACGTGAAGGTATAGGCGCTGACCGGCTCCGTTCCCGCCAGGTGATAAGCGCCCCAAGCGTTGGAGCCGCAGTTGAGCTGGTGCAGCATACCGACCAGCGCCATGGCCACGGCATCCGCCGACGTCGGGCAGAAGATCACGTCCTGGGCCGCACGCACCTCCTCGCCGGTGACCAGGCTATCGATCACGCCGCTGAGCCAGGCATGCCCGCCCTCCAGGGCGAACAGCGGTCCCAGGCGCACGATCAGATGGCGCGGATGACTTTGGCGAATGCGATCGCCAATGGCGATCAGCCGCCTCAGACTCTCGTCCCGCGGTGCCGGAATCACATGCTCGTCGATGGGCGTTTCGAAGCCATCCTGATAGAGCTGGTCGGAAACGCACCAGACCAGTGGCGTATCGGTCTCACGACAGGCTTCCAGACAGGCGTCGACCCCCTCGCCGTGGGCCACCACGGCGGCGGGCTCGATCTCCATGGGCGCCGACAATGGCGGCACGATCACCGCCATCGGTGCCAGCTCGCGCAGTCTGGCCGCATCAATGTTCAAGCCGGGCTCGATGACGAGCTCGGTATCGCTACGCCGATGCACCAGCCTGGCCAGCGCCAGATTGAGGCAATGGCCGGCATCCAGTATCAACAGCTTCACGCTAACGCCTCCGGCGGCTTCGATCGGATGAGATCAGAACGGAATCTCGTCGTCGAAATCGTCGAAGCTGCCCGGATCGGGTGCGCCATAGTTGCTCTGCTTCTGCCCGCCCTGCTGGGGTTGGCCGCCCGGCGCCGGACGCTGCTGTGGCTGGCCACCGCCATAGCCGCCCTGTTGAGGCGCGTTGGCATAGCCACCACCTTGCGGCGGAGCGCCATAACCGCCCTGCTGCGGCGCGGGAGCGCCTTGAGGCGCACCATAGCCTCCACCTTGCTGCTGCGGCATGCCCGCTCCGGCCTGGCCGCCAAAGTCGCCGCTGCGCGAATCGAGCATCTGCATGTCGTTGCAGACGATCTCGGTGGTATAGCGATCCTGACCGTCCTGCCCCTGCCATTTGCGCGTCTGTAGACGCCCCTCGAGATACACCCGAGACCCCTTCTTCAGATACTGCTGGGCGATCTCGGCCAGGCGGTTGAACAGCACCACCGAGTGCCATTCGGTACGCTCCTGACGCTGACCGCTCTGCTTGTCGGTCCAGGTGTCGGTGGTAGCAACGCGCAGGTTGGCGACGGGGCTACCGGAAGGCATGAAGCGGACCTCGGGGTCCTGCCCCAGGTTACCGATGAGAATGACCTTGTTGACGCCACGGGCCATGCTGGACTCCCTCTATAGTGAACAGGTGCATTGTAATGGTTCGGCCTTGCGGGCCGATGCCTGGCAAGCAGGCTAACCGCCGTGGCGGTTCGAGCGGATCAGGCGCGCCAGGGCATCCTCGTCGAGGCGGCGCCGATCCACCTTAAGATACGCGACTCGCTCCTCCGGCACGACCAGAACGTCCTCGACCCCGGCCACTTCGGCAAAGCTCGCCATCAGCGTATCGAGCGCATCCCCCTGGTGCTCGTCGTCCAGGGCCACGACCTCGCTCGACAAATGCGGCGGAGCTGGCATGCCCAGCATCAACAACCACCAGAGCGCGGCCAACACGGCACTGCCGACGAAGACCGCCGACAGCCCCCACTGCTGAGCCAGGAAGCCCCCCAGCACGCCACCCAGGAAGGCGCCGAGGAACTGGCTGGTCGAATAGACGCCCATCGCCGTGCCTTTGGCCCCGGCCGGTGCCAGCTTGCTGAGCATCGACGGCAGCATGGCCTCGAGCAGATTGAAGGCAATGAAGAACAGCAGCAGCCCAGCGAACAGCACCCAGCCGCTGCCGAAGCCGGCCAACCCGGCCAGACTGGCAGTAATCGCGCCAATCGCCGCCAGGCTCATGCCCTTCATGCGCTGGCGCTTCTCGGCCACCACCACCAGCGGCACCATGGCGATGAATGCCAATGCCATGATGGCGAGATAGGTCAACCCATGGCGCTCTGCCTCGATACCCGCTTCAACCAAGCGGAACGGCACGGCGACGAAGATTGCCATCAGCACCAGGTGCAGGGAGAAGATCGACAGGTCGAGCCGCCACAGGTCGGCACGCGTGAAGATCGCGGCCAATTGGCCGCGGTCGATGCCTACGTCGCGATGACGCAGTCGCCGCGGTGCCGGTGGCACCAGCTTCCACAGCACTGCCAGGCCCAGCGCGGCCAGCAGGGCAGTAAACCAGAACACCGACGAGAGGCCGAACGTCGCGGCCAGCCAGGGGCCCAGCACCATGGCCACGGCAAACGCCACGCCGATGGAGAGACCGATGGTGGCCATGGCCGCGGTGCGCACCTGCTCGCGGGTCTGATCGGCCAGCAGCGCCATGATCGCCGCCGCCACCGCCCCGCTGCCCTGCAGGCAGCGCCCCAGGATCACCCCGCCGATGGTATCGGCATTGGCCGCCACCACGCTGCCCAGCAAGAACAACAGCAGTCCACCGGCAATTACCGGCTTGCGTCCCAGGCGGTCGGAGAGCAGACCAAAGGGGATCTGCAGGATCGCCTGGGTAAGGCCGTAGACACCCAGCGCCAGCCCCACCAGCAGCGGTGTGGCGCCGGCCAGTTCGTCGGCATACAGCGCCAGCACCGGCAACACCATGAACAGCCCCAGCATGCGCGTGGCATACAGGCCGGCCAGGCCGGTAATGGCGCGCCGTTCGGAGGCTAGCAGCAATCCAGAGAGCTTGCGCATAGGGGATCAGAGGATTCCATGATGGACGGGCCGGAGCCCTTTTTGATGGACCGACTATTCTAACGATTCCAGCCCCCACAGGAAACGTCTCGACCAGCGACGCTTTGGCGCGCAGTCGACCGCGGACGTATAATCGAGGTTTTGCCGAGCGCCATGAGGTGTGAATGGACAGGATCGTGGTCAGGGGTGCGCGCACCCACAACCTCAAGCAGATCGACGTCGAGCTGCCCCGCGACAGCCTGATCGTGGTCACCGGGCTTTCGGGCTCGGGCAAGTCGTCGCTGGCCTTCGACACCCTCTATGCCGAGGGCCAGCGCCGCTACGTGGAATCGCTCTCCACCTACGCCCGACAGTTCTTGTCGATGATGGAGAAGCCAGACGTCGACCATATCGAGGGGCTATCTCCGGCGATCTCCATCGAGCAGAAATCCACCTCCCACAACCCGCGCTCCACGGTGGGCACCATCACCGAGATCTACGACTACCTGCGCCTGCTATTCGCCCGTGCCGGCACGCCGCGCTGCCCCGAACACGGCGAGGAGCTCGAAGCCAGCACCATCTCGCAGATGGTCGACCAGGTACTGGCGCTTCCCGAAGGCAGCAAGCTGATGCTGCTGGCGCCGGTGGTCAAGGGCCGCAAGGGCGAGCACCTGCAGCTGCTGGCCGAGCTGCGCGCCCAGGGTTTCGTCCGCGTGATGGTCGATGGCCAGGCGTTGGAGCTCGACGATATCGCCCCGCTGGACAAGAACAAGAAACACGACATCAGCGTGGTGGTCGATCGCATCAAGGTGCGTGAAGGGCTGGCCCAGCGTCTGGCCGAGTCGTTCGAGACGGCACTCAACCTGGCCGACGGCATCGCCGTGGTGCATTTCATGGACGGCGAGGCCGAGGACATCACCTTCTCGGCGCGCTTCGCCTGCCCGGTGTGCGGATACGCCATTGCCGAGCTCGAGCCGCGCATGTTCTCGTTCAACAATCCCGCAGGCGCCTGCCCTACCTGTGACGGACTCGGTGTACAGCAGGTCTTCGATCCTGACAAGCTCATCAGCCACCCGGAGCTATCCCTGGCAGA
It encodes:
- the fabA gene encoding 3-hydroxyacyl-[acyl-carrier-protein] dehydratase FabA; the encoded protein is MTKQHSFEREELLACSRGELFGPGNAQLPAPNMLMLDRIRHIHEQGGQFNKGELIAELDIKPDLWFFDCHFPGDPVMPGCLGLDAMWQLVGFYLGWLGHPGRGRALGCGEVKFTGQILPEADKVTYHIHVKRIITRRLILGIADGTVSVDGREIYQAHDLRVGLFTSTANF
- a CDS encoding single-stranded DNA-binding protein, whose translation is MARGVNKVILIGNLGQDPEVRFMPSGSPVANLRVATTDTWTDKQSGQRQERTEWHSVVLFNRLAEIAQQYLKKGSRVYLEGRLQTRKWQGQDGQDRYTTEIVCNDMQMLDSRSGDFGGQAGAGMPQQQGGGYGAPQGAPAPQQGGYGAPPQGGGYANAPQQGGYGGGQPQQRPAPGGQPQQGGQKQSNYGAPDPGSFDDFDDEIPF
- a CDS encoding lysophospholipid acyltransferase family protein; its protein translation is MNVLRSVLFYFGYFFAILVCGVLFLPVAPFLALPARYRLLNLYNHFITAWFRWTCGVTYRVSGKEHLPQGPCVILANHQCEWETLYLQILKPPVCTVLKQELLRLPIFGWGLRLLHPIGLDRSKPARAMKQVLTQGVARLQEGLTVLIFPEGTRVDPGQRRRYNKSGAVIACRAGVPVLPVAHNAGERWPGRYWVKNPGILNVVVGAPIETEGRTPEEVLVEVEAWIEARLAEISEVPRPEAAKSAVTVASSHGNS
- a CDS encoding putative bifunctional diguanylate cyclase/phosphodiesterase: MRPSFALNRPLIWAAMVALPACIWLPGPGLRTVAVALVALGLGSAWRQIKRDRQHADLMQQVLMLSEEGVQITDAENRILAVNPAFTRITGYTEEEVRGLNAANLAAARHDSAFFKRFWQTLHSKGRWEGEIWNRRKQGDEFPEWLRVKAIHDTRGHISHYVGTFTDISVHKAREQDLRRIGFEDPLTGLPNRRRLHDLMTSRLRHLRAGESLDMAIVDIDGFKSVNDSLGVEQGDRLLARFGQRLARYVAGGVVGRLGGDEFLVIRTTTFDDHDKWIAGLRQHLGEPFELGSKTLRLGLSIGSCRAPEDGKESGVLFQRLESALYSAKRHGRNVTQRFRPALDVQNSPHMALVYGLRDALANGEQLELHYQTQHRIMDGAVVGMEALLRWRHPEHGMVSPADFIPLAERHGLMGPLGNWVIDEALAQMARWHEMGLPQLPLWINISAIQMFQGELETSLSAGLARHGIEPSQLGLELTESVLLDERAGDIVPRLEALRAKGHRIAIDDFGMGYSSLSYLKNLPLDKLKLDRAFIRSLPDDPADAAIVSAVLAMARGLGLDVVAEGVETHGQLDFLQQAGCRLVQGYLYSRPGPADVIEAQWQALRSDTSGLMLRAEPTA
- the fabB gene encoding beta-ketoacyl-ACP synthase I, producing the protein MRRVVVTGLGIVSCLGNDPKTVVDALRNGRSGIRFKEEYAERGFRSQVAGVVDIDLDALIDRKLRRFMGDAAAYAYVSMAQAIEDSGLSPEQVSSERTGLIAGSGGASSANQVEAADAMREKGLRRVGPYRVTRTMGSTVSACLATPFKIKGVNYSISSACATSAHCIGNAMEQIQMGKQDVVFAGGGEEEHWTLSCLFDAMGALTTQYNDTPAKASRPYDKARDGFVIAGGGGMLVLEELEHAKARGAKIYAELVGYGATSDGHDMVAPSGEGAVRCMRQAMASIDGKIDYINTHGTSTPVGDVAELKAIREVFGDSTPPMSSTKSLTGHSLGATGVQETIYSLLMMEHGFIAASANVEELDDQAAGFDIVTQRRDDVALDRVLSNSFGFGGTNACLVLQRYRD
- a CDS encoding MerR family transcriptional regulator; amino-acid sequence: MTEKATHPADTPLYPIREVSRITGVNSVTLRAWERRYGLIRPQRTPKGHRLYAREDIERVERILQWLGRGVPVSQVKELIDQPQAAPVAEPISGDWSSQRRLLTAAIEALDQGQMETLFTQSLALYPVATCLAELWQPVVRELEEHWADQLGAALQRRYLESFLRTRIGIRLYHANQQARGPALLIAPLPDDPGALWLLLAALAASDAGYRVSLLDGALPLGELPLAVERLQAAALVLVSGRAERADLIRRQLPRLAEQLDAPLGLCGPVARIRSGDLADSLVELLGDDLPLAMTRMRSLIFEH
- a CDS encoding sugar nucleotide-binding protein codes for the protein MKLLILDAGHCLNLALARLVHRRSDTELVIEPGLNIDAARLRELAPMAVIVPPLSAPMEIEPAAVVAHGEGVDACLEACRETDTPLVWCVSDQLYQDGFETPIDEHVIPAPRDESLRRLIAIGDRIRQSHPRHLIVRLGPLFALEGGHAWLSGVIDSLVTGEEVRAAQDVIFCPTSADAVAMALVGMLHQLNCGSNAWGAYHLAGTEPVSAYTFTSMVRTQLSTRLEGLGEQVALGEVKALKHHHDQPLRRVLNCRRVLEAFGVHQKPWRLEVGRLLDEWCQARRPAMSDEGGRSPA
- a CDS encoding sirohydrochlorin chelatase, which gives rise to MSYSLILLAHGSSDPAWRAPFERLHETLATRMQVSLRLAYMELSEPSLESTVAELASAGVQRAEILPLFFAAGRHLRKDVPAQVEALAATHTGIELTLLPPVGEHPAFIDALAAVIAEQAGEPLPT
- the phrB gene encoding deoxyribodipyrimidine photo-lyase, whose product is MWFRSDLRVHDNTALAAAARQGPVVAVFLRSLPQWRQHGHGINKLDFWHRGVVALGDTLAGLGIPLLHRDIDTFAQSPAVLLQVAREVGAGALHFNYEYPLDEQRRDTAVVDAFQKVGLPATGHHDSVAFAPGELLTGKGDYYSVFTPFARAWHRQLTAARLALRDRPSPQPHIGIESERIRPLPPCAETPVDARLWPAGEEAAADRLERFLRFRARRYASQRDLPAIAGTSELSPYLALGMLSPRQCLQAVLAENHGSLAEGDAGIVSWVNELVWREFYQHVAAGFPRVCRYRAFQPHTEALAWRDDERGFNAWCEGRTGFPIVDAAMRQLIHTGWMHNRLRMIAAMFLSKHLLIDWRRGEAFFLRHLVDGEFCANNGGWQWAASTGTDAAPYFRIFNPTTQSHRFDADGHFIAEYVPELAELSPRDRHAPGEALRAKAGYPSPIVDHKAARQRALDAFKALPAAH